Genomic segment of Caproiciproducens sp. NJN-50:
GGCCAGCCAACAGCCGGCAAAGGATATGAATTCCAGATCATCACCGCTGTCGCGCTGGGCGGCGTTAGCTTGGCAGGCGGTTCCGGAGAGCTTTCAAATGTTGTGGCCGGCGTGCTGATTATGGGCATTTTGAAGAACGGCATGGTTCTGCTGAATGTCAGCGAATATGTTCAGATGGTTGTCGTAGGGATCATCCTTCTGCTGGCCGTTGGGTTTGACTGCATCCAAAAGAGAAAGCTTGGCTACACGAACCACTGACGGCATGCGGCGGCCGTCTGACGGTATCGTACAGCAGGCCCCCTCGCAATCTCCCCGTGCAAAGGCCGGCGCCGAAACGGCGCCGGCCTTTGCTCTGCCCTGTTACTGAAGCCGTCACAGCTCCCGCCGTACTTTCCGAGCCATCATCCGTGAAAGCCCGCCAAACTCACGCTTTTGTTGGGCGGGATCGCCGTCATCATTTAATTCTTTTACGTAAAATATTCACCATGCATCTGTGGCTCATTCTATATCCCGGATTTTTACTGCCGGGACAATTCTTTCCCTGCCGTTTTTACATTCAGCATTCCGCATACCTTACGGAGTGTAAATCGGTAGAAGCCCCAAATCCCGGCGCTGATGCCTAATACAATACACAGGCAGACCACCAGACTGGAGATCTCGCTTTGTGTGATCTGATTGTCGTTGAGATACAAAATCATGACGTAGCAGATGCAGGTAAGCAGTGTTCCGATGAGGCCCGGCACACCAAACACTGCTGATATCTGCCCCCGAATAGAGCAGTACAGATAGTTTGGCGCCGCTCCCAGATGCCGCAGGTCATCGTATATCTGCCGATTGTTCAAGGCGATGGTCAGGCAGCGCGTATGGCTGATGACCAGAACGGCGGCAAAGCAGACAATGGAAATGAAAATAAACAGCATCAGGAAAACCGCGTAAGTTGCTATCAAGTCGTTTCGGTCAAGCACACGGAACTGTGGGGCATATTTCCAGTGCATTTTAAAAAGCGCCGAGCCCCGGTCCCGATAGCTGACCTTCACCAGCGAAGTCTCATCGCCCCAGTAGGTTTCTCCGGCCTCTTCCGCCGCGATCTTTTCAACCCGGTCGTAAGCATCCTCATACTCCTGTTCGGGGCTGAAATGGTCAACAATGGAATTGTAAAGCCCTTTTGCAAAATCATAAGTTTGCATCACGTCCTTCACATCGAAAAATACGATTGTTTCTCGCCAGGAACGCACCAATCCGTCCGTAATTGTCTTATAGTCAGCATCGTCCAGAACGTAATAGGTGATAAAGTTGGAATACGCCAGCATATCGTCGCGCAAATACTCCTGAAACGAAACACTCAGCGTTTTCCGGGTAGTCATGTTGGTCAGCAGAAGAGTGTCGGATGGCTTTGAATCACCATTGGCGGCTTCCTTCGACAAGACAACGGCCAATTTTCCCGGTTGAATCTGAACGCTCTGCCCCGTCATTTTATTGAAATTACTTTCTGAAATGTAGTTGCCCTCTCCAAGTAGCTTTCGGTATTCATAATGGTATTTGCCGCTGTCGTCCGTGATCTGCTGATTGCCGTCGTGTGCCAGAACCGCTGTCTCGGCATCCTTCCAATCGGTGATCGTCACACTGTCTTTAGAGGCCATCGCTTCAATTTCGTCCTTCGTCAGCATATTCTGATCTTCACAGTATCGAAACGCATAGTCGACAGGCCGCTGATCAACGCGGTACGTCGATCCGGCAGACATGGTGGGGGTATAAAAAGCGGCGAAATACGCTCCGGCGATCAAAACCGTAAGGACCAGCATGCTGTTCACTGTCTGCCTGCCCTGAAACTTCATCATGCTGCGGGAAATGATATGCCGGTACCTGTTCTTGCCGCTCCGCCACCCGCGAATGACGGTATGCAGCAGCACCATATAGAGGCCGATGATCAACGGAAGATAGAAAATACTAAGCCATGCGGGAGGATAAGCCGAAAACAGCGCCTCGTAGAGACGCGGCACCAAGTACCCGCCAAGTCCGCCGGCAAATAGGAACCCGATGCCGAGCGGCCCGAACCAAGGTTTCACATCGCGGATGGGTTCGGATTTGCGCTGTTCATTAACCACGTCCATGATGTCGGTGCGGCGGACCAGCTTTGTTCCCATCAGAAACAGTGCCAGAATCGTGTACAGGGCAAACGCCGCGGTGAACAGGTACGCTTTCGGGTCAAAGGACAGCACCATTTCCTGGGTGTCCACAAGAAAAAGCCGAAAAAGCTGCCAGATACACCACGCAAGCGGAGCGCCTGAAATCGCCCCCGCCACGCAGGAGCCGACCGCCACAGCCGCAAGCTCCCGGAAAAGCAGGCCGCGGATCTGTTTGCGGGAAGCTCCCAGAGCCATAAGAATTCCGGCTTCCCGTGATTTATACCGAAAGAAAAGGGACGATGCGTAAGCCGTGAAAACTCCGCAGCCAACGACGGCCAAGGCGAAAATCATCATGACCTGCTTGCGGGAATCCCCGCCCTCCGGCAGAATCGTGAGGACGGTGGGAGAA
This window contains:
- a CDS encoding ABC transporter permease, with translation MRNLREVSAALRRRNRRQYTLLVLCIFVSVLLITAYVCMMRSPTVLTILPEGGDSRKQVMMIFALAVVGCGVFTAYASSLFFRYKSREAGILMALGASRKQIRGLLFRELAAVAVGSCVAGAISGAPLAWCIWQLFRLFLVDTQEMVLSFDPKAYLFTAAFALYTILALFLMGTKLVRRTDIMDVVNEQRKSEPIRDVKPWFGPLGIGFLFAGGLGGYLVPRLYEALFSAYPPAWLSIFYLPLIIGLYMVLLHTVIRGWRSGKNRYRHIISRSMMKFQGRQTVNSMLVLTVLIAGAYFAAFYTPTMSAGSTYRVDQRPVDYAFRYCEDQNMLTKDEIEAMASKDSVTITDWKDAETAVLAHDGNQQITDDSGKYHYEYRKLLGEGNYISESNFNKMTGQSVQIQPGKLAVVLSKEAANGDSKPSDTLLLTNMTTRKTLSVSFQEYLRDDMLAYSNFITYYVLDDADYKTITDGLVRSWRETIVFFDVKDVMQTYDFAKGLYNSIVDHFSPEQEYEDAYDRVEKIAAEEAGETYWGDETSLVKVSYRDRGSALFKMHWKYAPQFRVLDRNDLIATYAVFLMLFIFISIVCFAAVLVISHTRCLTIALNNRQIYDDLRHLGAAPNYLYCSIRGQISAVFGVPGLIGTLLTCICYVMILYLNDNQITQSEISSLVVCLCIVLGISAGIWGFYRFTLRKVCGMLNVKTAGKELSRQ